In Alteracholeplasma palmae J233, a single genomic region encodes these proteins:
- a CDS encoding Mini-ribonuclease 3, giving the protein MNGLTLAYLGDSYYEFHIRKYLLDSGMTNVNKLHKKAISYTSGTAQAKIIKYFIDSNLLTEDEITIFKRGRNSSGPGRKNIDSATYHLSTGFEALIGMLTLTNEKRVMELINLSIAYINQESGETV; this is encoded by the coding sequence GTGAATGGTCTAACATTAGCCTATCTAGGCGATTCTTATTATGAATTTCATATTCGTAAATACTTACTTGATAGTGGTATGACAAATGTTAATAAACTGCATAAAAAGGCTATTTCATATACTTCTGGAACAGCTCAAGCTAAAATTATCAAATACTTTATTGATTCTAATTTATTAACTGAAGATGAAATAACAATCTTTAAACGTGGAAGAAACTCAAGCGGACCTGGTAGAAAAAATATAGATAGTGCAACCTATCATTTATCTACTGGATTTGAAGCACTAATAGGTATGCTTACGTTAACAAATGAAAAAAGAGTAATGGAATTGATTAATTTATCTATTGCATATATTAATCAAGAAAGTGGGGAGACAGTATGA
- the cysS gene encoding cysteine--tRNA ligase yields the protein MLKIYNSLSNKIEEFKSIKPNSVDMYVCGPTVYDHIHIGNARPLIFFNMLKQYLISMGYKVNYVTNITDVDDKIIDKAIKLNQTEKEVATTYTNAFINVINALNVNSIDMMPKATDYIASMIKYIEELIQLGFAYQLESGVYFRVKKVKNYGRLSNQNIDTLIQNIRKELDSKKENPEDFALWKTTDKGIKYDSPWVSGRPGWHTECAVMNHDIFEGKIDIHGGGFDLKFPHHENEIAQTCAHDNTDLANYFMHVGRLDLENVKMSKSLGNVFLVKDLIEQEKTEAFKLLILAHHYRQPINFSHELLEQFSKNYERIQRTLKKASFNLELNGIILNETDAESLESFHNLMNDDFSTPNVLTLIEELIKKINVEKDRNLVSKYKNTVIHILNIFGIKIDTFISDDMIDIYKKWQQARKDKDYGLADTLREKLTEQGLI from the coding sequence ATGTTAAAAATATATAATTCTTTATCAAATAAAATTGAGGAGTTTAAATCTATTAAACCAAATAGCGTTGATATGTATGTTTGTGGACCAACGGTTTATGATCATATACATATTGGTAATGCTAGACCACTTATATTTTTTAATATGCTTAAACAATATTTAATATCAATGGGATATAAGGTGAATTACGTTACTAATATTACAGATGTTGATGATAAAATTATTGATAAGGCTATTAAGCTAAACCAAACCGAAAAAGAAGTAGCTACTACATATACAAATGCTTTTATTAATGTTATTAACGCTCTTAATGTTAATTCGATTGATATGATGCCAAAAGCTACTGACTATATAGCATCTATGATTAAATATATTGAAGAACTCATCCAATTAGGATTTGCATATCAACTAGAAAGTGGTGTCTATTTTAGAGTTAAAAAAGTTAAAAATTATGGACGTTTAAGTAATCAAAATATTGATACACTCATTCAAAACATTAGAAAAGAATTAGATAGTAAAAAAGAAAACCCAGAAGACTTCGCTTTATGGAAAACGACGGATAAAGGGATTAAATACGATAGTCCATGGGTATCTGGTAGACCTGGTTGGCATACTGAATGTGCTGTTATGAATCATGATATCTTTGAAGGTAAAATCGATATTCATGGTGGAGGCTTTGATTTGAAATTTCCTCATCATGAAAATGAAATAGCACAAACATGTGCGCATGATAATACAGATCTTGCCAATTACTTTATGCATGTAGGTAGACTAGATTTAGAAAATGTGAAAATGAGTAAGTCTTTAGGAAATGTTTTTTTAGTAAAAGATTTGATTGAACAAGAAAAAACAGAAGCCTTTAAACTATTAATATTGGCACATCATTACCGCCAACCAATTAACTTTAGTCATGAATTATTAGAACAATTTTCTAAGAATTATGAAAGAATCCAAAGGACTCTTAAAAAAGCTTCCTTTAATTTAGAATTAAATGGTATAATATTAAATGAAACTGACGCAGAGTCCTTAGAATCATTTCATAATTTAATGAATGATGACTTTTCTACCCCTAATGTTTTAACTTTAATTGAAGAATTAATTAAAAAAATTAATGTAGAAAAAGACCGGAATTTAGTTTCAAAATATAAAAATACTGTAATTCATATCTTAAATATTTTTGGTATTAAAATAGATACATTCATCTCAGATGATATGATTGATATATACAAAAAATGGCAACAAGCACGCAAAGATAAAGATTATGGGCTTGCTGATACTTTAAGAGAAAAATTAACAGAACAAGGATTGATATAA
- the gltX gene encoding glutamate--tRNA ligase: protein MKKVRVRYAPSPTGLLHIGNARSALFNYLFARHHGGDFIIRIEDTDVARNVEGGEESQLTNLKWLGLDWNESPDKGGNYGPYRQLERLELYTKYANELLEKGLAYKEYREDSDKFAIRFKVPENVTYQFDDMVRGTLKFESKEIEDWIIMKDNGIPTYNFAVVVDDHLMEISHVLRGEEHITNTPKQIMVYNAFGWETPVFGHMTIIVNENKKKLSKRDKNVIQFISEYANLGYLPEAMFNFISLLGFSPKGEEEILTQEEIIALFDDKRLSKAPAMFDKEKLAYVNSRYIKKLEVSKLAELARPYLEKENIVIESQEWLETLVGLLQDRLTYIAEIVSLYKAFFHENFVINEEEKQFLVENNSKELLVSMLNAFEAIEFDAPTIEQTIKQVGKDTGIKGKLLFMPARIATTGEMHGPSLPVSLALLGKERIISRIKETIKQL, encoded by the coding sequence ATGAAAAAAGTTCGTGTAAGATACGCACCAAGCCCAACTGGATTACTACATATAGGAAATGCTAGAAGTGCTTTATTTAATTATTTATTCGCAAGACACCATGGTGGTGACTTTATTATTAGAATTGAAGACACAGATGTTGCTAGAAATGTAGAGGGCGGAGAAGAGTCACAGTTAACAAATTTAAAATGGCTAGGACTTGATTGGAATGAATCACCTGATAAAGGTGGTAATTACGGTCCTTATAGACAATTAGAAAGACTAGAATTATATACTAAATATGCTAATGAATTATTAGAAAAAGGACTAGCATATAAAGAATATAGAGAAGATAGCGATAAATTTGCTATTCGCTTTAAAGTTCCAGAAAATGTTACTTATCAATTTGATGATATGGTTCGCGGTACTTTAAAATTTGAAAGTAAAGAAATTGAAGATTGGATTATCATGAAAGATAATGGGATACCAACTTATAATTTTGCCGTTGTAGTAGACGATCACTTAATGGAAATTTCTCATGTTTTACGTGGAGAAGAACATATTACAAACACACCAAAACAAATTATGGTTTATAATGCTTTTGGATGGGAAACTCCAGTATTTGGTCATATGACTATCATTGTTAATGAAAATAAAAAGAAATTAAGTAAGAGAGATAAAAATGTTATCCAATTTATTTCTGAATATGCAAATTTAGGATATCTTCCAGAAGCTATGTTTAACTTCATTTCTTTATTAGGTTTTTCACCTAAGGGAGAAGAAGAAATACTAACTCAGGAAGAAATTATTGCATTATTTGATGATAAGAGACTTTCTAAAGCACCAGCTATGTTTGATAAAGAAAAATTAGCTTATGTTAATAGTAGATATATTAAAAAATTAGAAGTAAGTAAATTAGCAGAACTAGCAAGACCATATTTAGAAAAAGAAAATATTGTGATTGAAAGTCAAGAATGGCTAGAAACACTTGTAGGATTATTACAAGATAGACTAACATATATTGCTGAAATAGTTTCTTTATATAAAGCTTTCTTCCATGAAAATTTTGTTATAAATGAAGAAGAAAAACAATTTTTAGTTGAAAATAATTCAAAAGAATTATTAGTATCAATGCTAAACGCTTTTGAAGCAATAGAATTTGATGCACCAACTATAGAACAAACAATTAAACAAGTGGGAAAAGACACTGGAATTAAGGGTAAATTGCTATTTATGCCAGCTAGAATTGCAACTACTGGAGAAATGCATGGACCAAGTTTACCAGTTTCATTAGCATTACTTGGAAAAGAAAGAATTATATCAAGAATTAAAGAAACAATTAAACAGCTTTAA
- the rpsI gene encoding 30S ribosomal protein S9 encodes MANKVQYFGTGRRKSSVARVILTTGTGKFIVNGREFEEYIPSAATRLDVLQPLALTENADKYDVVANVNGGGLTGQAGAIRLGITRALLEVNAELRQILKPAGLITRDPRSKERKKYGLKKARRAPQFSKR; translated from the coding sequence ATGGCTAATAAAGTTCAATATTTTGGTACTGGGCGTCGTAAGAGTTCAGTGGCTCGTGTTATTCTTACAACAGGTACAGGTAAGTTTATTGTTAATGGAAGAGAATTCGAAGAATATATTCCATCAGCAGCAACTCGCTTAGACGTATTACAACCTTTAGCATTAACTGAAAACGCAGATAAATATGATGTAGTTGCTAATGTTAATGGTGGTGGATTAACTGGTCAAGCAGGTGCAATCCGTTTAGGGATTACAAGAGCTTTACTAGAAGTTAATGCAGAGTTAAGACAAATCTTAAAACCTGCAGGACTAATAACTAGAGATCCTCGTTCTAAAGAACGTAAGAAATATGGTTTAAAGAAAGCACGTCGTGCACCACAATTCTCAAAACGTTAA
- the rplM gene encoding 50S ribosomal protein L13 produces the protein MKTFMANEQTIERKWFVVDAEGKTLGRLATVVASVLKGKHKPTYTPHVDNGDYVIIVNADKIKLTGKKWSNKIYYNHSGYNGGLKETTAEEMMAKFPTRMVEKAVIGMLPHTKLGSAMAKKLFVYADAEHKHQAQQPESLEV, from the coding sequence ATGAAAACATTTATGGCAAATGAACAAACTATTGAACGCAAATGGTTTGTCGTAGACGCTGAAGGTAAAACTTTAGGTCGTCTTGCAACTGTAGTAGCATCTGTTTTAAAAGGTAAACATAAACCAACATACACCCCTCACGTGGATAATGGTGACTATGTAATTATCGTTAATGCAGATAAAATCAAATTGACTGGTAAAAAATGGTCAAACAAAATTTATTACAATCATTCAGGATACAACGGTGGTTTAAAAGAAACTACTGCTGAAGAAATGATGGCTAAATTCCCAACTCGTATGGTAGAAAAAGCTGTTATCGGTATGTTGCCACACACTAAGTTAGGCTCAGCAATGGCTAAGAAATTATTTGTATATGCTGATGCAGAACACAAACATCAAGCGCAACAACCAGAAAGTTTGGAGGTATAA
- the pyrR gene encoding bifunctional pyr operon transcriptional regulator/uracil phosphoribosyltransferase PyrR yields MKEILNSEQLSRTLKRMTHEIIERNNDLEEIVLVGIMKKGLPIAEIIKENLKRFADVDITVFGIDITAYRDDMTDVITNKEKLEVANKNVILVDDVLFTGRSVRAAMDALVDMARPSKVQLAVLVDRGHRELPIRADYVGKNIPTSKEEKVIVDFNNQCVYLD; encoded by the coding sequence ATGAAAGAAATATTAAATAGTGAGCAACTTTCAAGAACGCTCAAAAGAATGACCCATGAAATCATAGAAAGAAATAATGATTTAGAAGAAATTGTTTTAGTTGGTATTATGAAAAAAGGTCTACCAATTGCAGAAATTATTAAAGAAAATCTTAAAAGATTCGCAGATGTTGATATTACTGTTTTTGGGATTGATATTACAGCATATAGAGATGATATGACTGATGTCATTACGAATAAAGAAAAATTAGAAGTAGCTAATAAAAATGTTATTCTAGTAGATGATGTATTATTCACAGGAAGATCAGTTAGAGCAGCTATGGATGCCCTTGTTGATATGGCAAGACCTAGTAAAGTACAATTAGCAGTGCTAGTAGATAGAGGGCATAGAGAACTTCCTATTAGAGCTGATTATGTAGGCAAAAACATTCCAACAAGTAAAGAAGAAAAGGTAATTGTGGACTTTAATAATCAGTGTGTTTATTTAGATTAA
- a CDS encoding uracil-xanthine permease family protein, which translates to MTQKNVVGYLPDDKPSLGKSILFALQQFLVMLPATVLAALIMNGRGIEIYSIPAAVFASGVATICFLLVTRGKIPLYYGSSFSYIPAVAIITTKFTGVGADAVFGAIMVASIISGFMSIGAGLLIKYFGQDKIDKILPGHITGMIAMIIGLSLAGNTMTGILQVSVSGDVNWLSVLIALITFITITVLTVVLKKGFISQLPILLGIGVGVFFSYLIYVPLTIGGNYFEAIGSYFSNIPAGQISLFEHMPWNTLAPAFKQPEIIVTAILAIFPIAFATIPESAAHVNQVDLYVNNLAEQMGVEKRYNIKDELDTNLIGDGIGDIIAVLCGGPAGTNYGENVSASAVTKNFSSYVFYIAGAIAIVVGILLDLIGNINISELLTQPVIQGVSLYLFGAIAVQGIALMIEKKINVFDPKVVAVMAFIAIVGLGVDSIKVTDTFLLPGIGVAAFGGILLNLLLIWLEKLFKTKNQ; encoded by the coding sequence ATGACTCAAAAAAATGTAGTTGGTTATCTTCCAGATGACAAGCCTAGTTTAGGCAAAAGTATTCTCTTTGCATTACAACAATTCTTAGTGATGCTCCCTGCCACAGTTCTTGCTGCTTTAATTATGAATGGTAGAGGCATTGAGATCTACAGTATTCCTGCAGCAGTGTTTGCTTCTGGTGTAGCAACAATTTGTTTCCTTCTTGTAACAAGAGGAAAAATTCCTTTATATTATGGTTCAAGTTTCTCATATATTCCAGCAGTAGCAATCATCACTACTAAATTTACAGGAGTAGGCGCTGATGCAGTATTTGGAGCAATCATGGTTGCCTCTATCATTTCTGGTTTTATGAGTATTGGTGCAGGTTTATTAATTAAATACTTTGGTCAAGATAAAATTGATAAAATACTACCTGGGCACATTACAGGAATGATCGCGATGATTATCGGATTATCACTTGCAGGAAATACAATGACTGGTATTTTACAAGTAAGTGTCTCTGGTGATGTTAATTGGTTATCTGTTCTAATAGCTTTAATTACTTTCATTACAATTACCGTATTGACAGTTGTATTAAAAAAAGGATTTATTAGTCAATTACCAATTTTATTAGGTATTGGAGTAGGTGTATTTTTCTCATATTTAATTTATGTTCCTTTAACAATTGGTGGTAATTATTTTGAGGCAATCGGGTCTTATTTTTCAAATATTCCTGCTGGACAAATTAGTTTATTTGAACATATGCCTTGGAATACATTAGCTCCTGCGTTTAAACAACCTGAAATTATTGTAACAGCAATCTTAGCAATCTTCCCAATAGCATTTGCTACTATTCCAGAATCTGCAGCACACGTCAACCAAGTAGATTTATATGTGAATAACTTAGCTGAACAAATGGGGGTTGAAAAAAGATATAATATCAAAGATGAATTAGACACAAACTTAATCGGTGATGGTATTGGTGATATCATAGCTGTATTATGCGGTGGTCCTGCTGGTACGAATTATGGTGAAAACGTGAGTGCTTCTGCAGTTACTAAAAACTTTTCATCTTATGTATTTTATATAGCAGGTGCTATAGCAATTGTTGTTGGTATTTTATTAGATTTAATTGGTAATATTAATATTAGCGAATTATTAACACAACCTGTTATTCAAGGCGTTAGCTTATACTTATTTGGAGCAATCGCAGTTCAAGGTATCGCCTTAATGATTGAAAAGAAAATTAATGTTTTCGATCCTAAAGTGGTTGCGGTTATGGCCTTTATAGCAATCGTAGGTCTAGGCGTAGATAGTATTAAAGTAACTGATACTTTCTTATTACCAGGTATTGGTGTAGCTGCTTTTGGTGGTATTTTACTCAACTTGCTTTTAATCTGGTTAGAAAAATTATTTAAAACTAAAAACCAATAA
- a CDS encoding InlB B-repeat-containing protein encodes MTGTGYHKVASSYQFNLAIDNNQELYAWGHNNYGQLGNGNTVDPTEIVVLGSLKWVTVHTDNLPKGYAFNPYQYQKSGYIFSGWYCDANYQTKLANNQIMSDSTRVLYAKWEFN; translated from the coding sequence ATGACAGGAACTGGTTATCATAAAGTAGCCTCATCTTATCAGTTTAATCTTGCTATAGATAATAATCAAGAACTCTATGCTTGGGGACATAATAATTATGGACAACTAGGGAATGGCAATACTGTCGATCCAACTGAAATAGTTGTGCTTGGCTCTCTAAAGTGGGTAACTGTTCACACAGATAATCTACCTAAAGGTTATGCATTTAACCCTTACCAATACCAAAAATCAGGATATATATTTTCAGGATGGTACTGTGATGCAAACTATCAGACTAAATTAGCAAATAATCAAATTATGTCAGATAGCACACGTGTTTTATATGCTAAATGGGAATTCAATTGA
- a CDS encoding RCC1 domain-containing protein, whose protein sequence is MKQKVKFIIALFLVMLFSLSQSGSYWANNVLGNDKNSISKVYIGNWLSKKQFIYKELKQSFTTITSGPDYNLAIDAKGNLFGWGANNKGILCAPDDVRILYLPTELPTGLNNEKIVDVSAGFSHALALTESGKLYSWGNNSVGELGLGSNSESVYYEPREVTFFRENNIEIEKIYAGHYASYIVTKSKKVYSWGMNSNGKLCNGSPNVGNNEPQKIEYLDEQGINITTLGIQKEGVVALSDQGELYVWGKNDVNQLGIEQSKIIYTPEKIILPETEIIKKYAVGKDCGLIITQEKNVYVWGKNAYAELGLNHNDIVKKPIKNTDLSNMNIKDAFFSQHDKTATAIITETNEVYTWGFNNKGNLGYRGNDLIIFTPQKILNMVNDDHPNYISISFGVKHTLIQNSEGLIYGMGSDLTGQLGLHSKLEEVLPTAINNQWETYHIEDVYNEYPIDLIEFEANYKKKYTFLGWFLDSKGITLFQESMIYPVENRVLYAKWEIKPL, encoded by the coding sequence ATGAAACAAAAGGTTAAATTTATAATTGCCCTTTTTCTGGTTATGCTTTTTTCTTTAAGTCAATCAGGATCATATTGGGCAAATAACGTTCTAGGAAATGATAAAAATAGTATATCCAAAGTCTATATAGGAAATTGGCTTTCAAAAAAACAGTTTATATATAAAGAATTGAAACAAAGTTTCACAACTATTACATCAGGACCTGATTATAATCTAGCCATTGATGCTAAGGGTAATTTATTTGGGTGGGGAGCTAATAATAAAGGTATTTTATGTGCACCAGATGATGTTAGAATACTATATCTTCCAACAGAATTACCTACAGGTTTAAATAATGAAAAAATTGTAGATGTTTCTGCAGGTTTTTCCCATGCATTGGCTTTAACAGAAAGTGGAAAATTATATAGTTGGGGCAATAATTCAGTTGGAGAGTTAGGTTTAGGATCAAATAGTGAGAGTGTTTACTATGAGCCAAGAGAAGTCACTTTTTTTAGAGAAAATAACATTGAAATTGAAAAAATATATGCAGGACACTATGCTAGTTATATAGTAACTAAGTCTAAAAAAGTATATAGTTGGGGCATGAATTCTAATGGTAAGTTATGTAATGGTTCTCCAAATGTTGGAAATAATGAACCACAAAAAATAGAATACTTAGACGAACAAGGAATAAATATAACAACTTTAGGAATACAAAAAGAAGGCGTAGTAGCTTTATCTGACCAAGGTGAACTTTATGTTTGGGGAAAAAATGATGTCAATCAACTTGGCATAGAACAAAGTAAAATAATCTATACACCAGAAAAAATTATTTTACCAGAAACAGAAATAATCAAAAAATATGCTGTCGGAAAAGATTGTGGACTCATAATAACTCAGGAAAAAAACGTATATGTTTGGGGAAAAAATGCATATGCAGAATTAGGCTTAAATCATAATGATATAGTGAAAAAGCCTATTAAGAACACAGATTTAAGCAATATGAATATAAAAGATGCCTTTTTTAGCCAACATGATAAGACTGCAACAGCTATTATTACAGAGACAAATGAGGTTTATACATGGGGTTTCAATAATAAAGGTAACTTAGGCTATCGAGGTAATGATTTAATTATTTTTACGCCGCAAAAAATACTAAATATGGTAAATGACGATCATCCAAACTATATATCGATTAGTTTTGGTGTTAAACATACGCTAATACAAAATTCTGAAGGGTTAATATATGGTATGGGTTCAGATCTAACTGGACAATTAGGATTACATAGTAAATTAGAAGAAGTCTTGCCAACAGCTATTAATAACCAGTGGGAAACTTACCATATTGAAGATGTTTATAATGAATATCCAATTGATTTGATAGAGTTTGAAGCTAATTATAAGAAAAAATATACTTTTTTAGGATGGTTTTTAGATTCAAAAGGAATAACGTTATTTCAGGAAAGTATGATTTATCCTGTAGAAAATAGAGTTTTATACGCCAAATGGGAAATTAAACCACTTTAA
- a CDS encoding LytR/AlgR family response regulator transcription factor, with amino-acid sequence MNINIALCDDDKDVLSHYKKMISNISTPYILNINTFLNAMDLLDAVENDLNYYHLVLLDVEMSNYNGIEISKSLRKSGFQNEIIFLTDYVDYAYEAFDSYPFQYLHKKTLTKEKFTSVLTKVFALQDKKQREVFIANTKGETKIIPYSFIACFEAQGRYIVIYYEMNKSFEFIHTIQELENKLPKSDFIRVHRSYIINMAYLDSFQGNYLKLKNGLIIPIGATRLKEVKDLFTKYLIKQTEEE; translated from the coding sequence ATGAATATAAACATTGCCTTGTGTGATGATGATAAAGATGTTTTATCTCACTATAAAAAAATGATTTCAAATATTTCTACACCTTATATTTTAAATATTAATACCTTTTTAAATGCTATGGACTTATTAGATGCAGTAGAAAATGACTTAAACTACTATCATCTTGTTTTACTAGATGTGGAAATGTCCAATTATAATGGGATAGAAATATCAAAATCATTGCGAAAAAGCGGTTTTCAAAATGAAATCATTTTCCTAACAGATTATGTTGATTATGCTTATGAAGCTTTTGACTCTTATCCTTTTCAATATTTACATAAAAAAACCTTGACCAAAGAAAAATTCACTTCAGTCTTAACTAAAGTCTTTGCTTTACAAGATAAAAAACAACGAGAGGTCTTTATCGCAAACACTAAAGGTGAAACTAAAATCATTCCCTATAGTTTTATTGCCTGTTTTGAGGCACAAGGCAGATACATAGTCATTTATTATGAGATGAATAAATCATTTGAGTTTATACATACTATCCAGGAATTAGAAAACAAACTTCCAAAGTCTGATTTTATTAGAGTCCACCGATCATATATCATAAACATGGCTTATTTAGATTCCTTTCAAGGCAACTACTTAAAACTTAAAAATGGTCTTATTATTCCAATAGGTGCTACAAGGTTAAAAGAAGTTAAAGATTTATTTACTAAATACTTAATTAAACAAACAGAGGAGGAGTAA
- a CDS encoding sensor histidine kinase: protein MGFIIGFIAIFIYFRKNFKIRKQKWYDFVIAGLAFIAYTIASYYIDFGFYHLLLIFAVHVSIYYLAVGMRWIEASFAGTLLLFTFYSTRGVILSIYALIKNQSIAEISNSSDALIISHIASIVGFFILLVFVKFMKREKFVLLFSVKRQTIFLTLYTLIEVCYIYIINQGRYVLTNNIWYSLTYLSTSILSIAVFGYILHNIIRLIKTIENEIYTVRLEEQLDNQIIHYEQYQSYIKELAKFKHDHGNLMKSLKQLIKSNNNEKALELLDESIEDDIFEAMSAIEKTSNSFIVDAIIFDYANKCKINHIDFKSSVKFPNSINFSQLELMKIFSNVLSNALEASIKSPENKRFITISSKAVSNWLVIKISNNYETDIIVEDDQYITSKSDKVLHGFGLRIINDIITKKGGLVKFFIDKNKKVFSVQLSIPKTTLDNQKDDE from the coding sequence ATGGGATTTATTATTGGTTTTATCGCTATTTTTATTTATTTTAGAAAAAATTTCAAAATTAGAAAACAAAAATGGTATGATTTTGTCATTGCTGGTTTAGCTTTTATTGCGTATACAATTGCTAGTTATTACATAGATTTCGGCTTTTATCATTTATTATTAATTTTTGCAGTCCATGTTTCCATCTATTACCTTGCAGTTGGTATGCGCTGGATCGAAGCTTCTTTTGCAGGTACACTTCTACTCTTTACTTTCTATTCTACGCGAGGTGTCATTCTTTCTATTTATGCCTTAATAAAAAATCAAAGCATTGCTGAAATTTCTAATTCTAGCGATGCCTTGATTATTAGTCATATTGCGTCTATAGTAGGTTTCTTCATACTTCTTGTTTTTGTTAAATTTATGAAAAGAGAAAAATTTGTTTTACTTTTCTCAGTTAAAAGACAAACTATTTTCTTAACCTTATATACTTTAATTGAAGTTTGCTATATCTATATTATCAATCAAGGGCGTTATGTCTTAACGAATAATATTTGGTATTCTTTAACTTATCTTTCTACAAGTATTCTTTCGATTGCGGTATTTGGTTATATTTTACATAACATCATTAGATTAATAAAAACAATTGAAAATGAAATATATACTGTTAGATTAGAAGAACAATTAGATAATCAAATTATTCATTACGAACAATATCAATCTTATATCAAAGAACTAGCAAAGTTTAAGCATGATCATGGTAACCTGATGAAATCTCTTAAACAATTAATTAAGTCTAACAATAATGAAAAAGCCCTAGAATTACTTGATGAATCTATTGAAGACGATATTTTTGAAGCCATGTCAGCTATTGAAAAAACATCTAATTCATTTATCGTAGACGCAATCATCTTTGATTATGCTAATAAATGTAAAATCAATCATATAGATTTTAAATCAAGTGTTAAATTTCCTAATAGTATTAACTTTTCACAGTTAGAATTAATGAAAATTTTTAGTAATGTTTTAAGTAACGCTCTTGAAGCATCTATTAAAAGTCCTGAAAATAAAAGATTTATTACAATAAGCAGTAAAGCTGTCTCTAACTGGCTTGTGATAAAAATTTCAAACAATTATGAAACAGATATTATTGTAGAAGATGATCAGTATATCACCAGTAAATCAGATAAAGTTTTACACGGGTTTGGACTTAGAATTATAAATGATATTATTACTAAAAAGGGGGGACTTGTAAAATTCTTTATTGATAAAAATAAAAAAGTCTTTTCAGTACAACTCTCGATTCCTAAAACTACATTAGATAATCAAAAAGATGATGAATAA
- a CDS encoding LytR/AlgR family response regulator transcription factor — MKINIAILDDDEKVLNNYNEVINNLDSNNNFKTDLFSKERTFFHKAISDINFYHILILDINLGQKNGIETAKELRNKGYMNEIIFITNYVDYAFDAFDAYPFHYLLKETTSESEFSSILLKAVNTQIEKQSDIFRATSKGKTILIPYHKIEYFEVIGRYITVFYDNKSFKFIDTITHLEQKLPQKKFARVHRSYIINMRFIDSFQEEYLFLRNGKLIPLGKTRIQETKKLFSEFLSLS, encoded by the coding sequence TTGAAAATAAACATAGCCATCTTGGATGATGATGAAAAGGTATTAAATAATTACAATGAGGTAATTAATAACTTAGATTCAAATAATAACTTTAAAACAGACCTCTTTTCTAAGGAAAGAACTTTTTTTCATAAAGCAATATCAGATATCAATTTTTATCATATATTAATTCTTGACATTAATTTAGGACAAAAAAATGGGATAGAAACAGCTAAAGAACTGAGAAATAAAGGTTATATGAATGAAATTATTTTTATAACTAACTATGTAGACTATGCTTTCGATGCTTTTGATGCCTATCCTTTTCATTACTTATTAAAAGAAACTACTAGTGAATCTGAATTCTCATCTATTTTACTTAAAGCCGTGAATACTCAGATAGAAAAACAAAGTGATATTTTTAGAGCAACCTCTAAGGGTAAAACTATTCTTATTCCTTATCATAAGATTGAGTATTTTGAAGTTATTGGCAGATACATAACTGTCTTTTATGATAATAAAAGCTTTAAATTCATAGATACTATTACACATTTAGAACAAAAACTTCCTCAAAAGAAATTTGCACGAGTGCATAGATCCTATATTATAAATATGCGTTTTATAGATTCTTTCCAAGAAGAATATCTCTTTTTAAGAAATGGAAAATTAATTCCTTTGGGTAAAACTCGTATTCAAGAAACAAAAAAACTCTTTTCAGAGTTTTTAAGTTTATCATAA